The Gemmatimonadales bacterium genome includes a region encoding these proteins:
- a CDS encoding choice-of-anchor D domain-containing protein: MTDTLAPATYNVQITGEVSGQVAVGSNIVQIGQVAAGARVDIALPPAPPRRLPAPRLLLPRPFPNLLGRDAEVGAASRALLEAMPVELSGEAGVGKTVLLRHLARQLDAKAFPDGLVYLSGRGQVLGDLLQCLFEAFYASDQPHKASDAELRGSLQGIRALVLLDDVSLPRDQLESVLDLAPECTFLFADERPELVSDRRAIALGGLAPDAALRLIERELGRPLTEVETAAAGTLCTAVKGHPLRLLQAAARSRADGGALAAGEPPAPTDDRSRRVLGVLALVGAPLTAAQAATIAGVSDVQPVLDGLAERKLIRVEADRYTPAATGESLLSATEASATQARALEYFSSPPGKGGIETAEIAGSSEAIIQVLGRAAAASRWDDVLSVAHRVEGALALAPRWGAWDRVLAKAAEAAAAANKPNELAWSLHQSGTLALCVGKESAARAALTRALEIRVSLKDTAGAELTRHNLSLLVPPPLPPDRPEPSKGPGQPDGPAVHVAGWKPLATKLGVAALIGAAGWGVWRALAPGPPPATLPDALRFNPQDVGAISTMQTVSFFNRGGSVLERLRVATQGPQAAEFTVGPEKCSRARIASGQGCAIGVRFRPTGNGPRSATLGIFDQDGRTLASVPLAGTGSGTAAPKPPPPPTPRLVWVPSAVAFPETPTGETVTAAVGLSNRGAGQFQARGVRVQGPQSAEFRVVREDCTGRALRAAARCTIEVGFQPAEVGQRTARLTLAGDGGMAATVSLSGRGQRVVHPAAVARVDPERLDFGSQAVNAGAPPRTVTITNSGNAPLTLASITVSGADQGSFAAGQACAVPVEPGGHCSIELRFTPRRAGDHSAALSLSFAGGLPAQQVALTGIGSAPVGPVARIDPAALDFGTQDLSGRKDAIAVRVTNGGSAPLTVGKISVEDDGTGNNDRRSFHQQNRCSRKTLAPNESCEISVQFTPSTVGAHAAALTIADNASGSPHRVGLTGTAEGGVLAVSPASLGFAGTPTGGRSEPQTVTVTNSGTRPMPISRIVVGAGGVAGIFGQGDATQFAIVSNDCGSALAPGASCAVGVSFTPQKPGDITGKLSVFGEGGTLPSVQADLAGSGMAVELPSPRPIGPGVADAAQAPDACLATTIVLSWTAVGGNGVGYLVRLEEQQFVPGTNQRTTPKVLIDEQTPTPDIRRDVRGLVAHNGSFSWSVRARDAAGNQSAPSPPLYFFCNIVG; encoded by the coding sequence ATGACTGATACTCTGGCGCCCGCCACCTACAACGTTCAGATCACCGGCGAAGTCAGCGGCCAAGTCGCGGTCGGCAGCAACATCGTCCAGATCGGCCAGGTTGCCGCGGGCGCCAGGGTGGACATCGCGCTTCCGCCTGCGCCGCCTCGACGGCTGCCGGCCCCCCGCCTGCTGCTCCCCCGGCCATTCCCCAACCTCCTCGGACGGGATGCCGAGGTCGGCGCCGCGTCGCGCGCGCTCCTCGAGGCGATGCCGGTCGAGCTCTCCGGCGAGGCCGGCGTGGGCAAGACGGTGCTGCTCCGCCACCTGGCGCGCCAGCTCGACGCCAAGGCCTTCCCCGACGGGTTGGTCTATCTCTCCGGCCGCGGACAGGTGCTGGGAGACCTGCTGCAATGCCTGTTCGAGGCGTTCTACGCTTCCGACCAGCCACACAAGGCCAGCGATGCCGAGCTGCGCGGATCGTTGCAGGGGATCAGGGCGCTGGTCCTGCTGGACGACGTCAGCCTCCCGCGCGACCAGCTCGAGAGCGTGCTCGACCTGGCGCCCGAGTGCACCTTCCTCTTCGCCGACGAGCGGCCCGAGCTCGTCAGCGACCGCCGGGCCATCGCCCTCGGGGGCCTGGCGCCGGACGCGGCGCTCAGGCTCATCGAGCGGGAGTTGGGCCGACCTCTGACCGAGGTGGAGACCGCGGCAGCAGGAACACTCTGCACTGCGGTGAAGGGCCATCCGCTGCGCCTGCTGCAGGCCGCGGCCCGGAGTCGCGCCGACGGGGGAGCCCTCGCCGCCGGTGAGCCGCCGGCGCCCACGGACGACCGCTCGCGCCGCGTGCTCGGCGTGCTGGCCCTGGTGGGCGCCCCGCTCACGGCGGCTCAGGCGGCCACCATCGCCGGCGTGTCCGACGTCCAGCCGGTGCTCGATGGCTTGGCCGAGCGCAAGCTGATTCGGGTGGAGGCTGACCGCTACACGCCGGCCGCCACCGGTGAATCGCTGCTCTCGGCCACGGAGGCGAGCGCCACGCAGGCCCGGGCGCTGGAGTATTTCTCCAGTCCGCCGGGGAAGGGCGGCATCGAGACGGCGGAGATCGCCGGCAGCAGCGAGGCCATCATCCAGGTCCTCGGCCGGGCCGCCGCGGCCTCCCGCTGGGATGACGTGCTGAGTGTCGCGCACCGGGTAGAAGGCGCCTTGGCGCTGGCCCCGCGCTGGGGCGCGTGGGACCGGGTGCTCGCCAAGGCTGCCGAGGCGGCCGCCGCGGCCAACAAGCCCAACGAGCTGGCCTGGTCGCTCCACCAGTCGGGGACCCTGGCGCTCTGTGTCGGCAAGGAGTCGGCGGCGCGCGCCGCGCTCACCCGCGCGCTGGAGATTCGCGTGTCGCTGAAGGACACGGCGGGCGCCGAGCTGACCCGCCACAATCTCAGTCTGCTCGTCCCGCCGCCACTCCCGCCCGATCGGCCGGAGCCGTCCAAAGGCCCTGGTCAGCCCGATGGTCCCGCGGTGCATGTCGCCGGGTGGAAGCCGCTGGCGACCAAGCTGGGCGTGGCGGCACTGATCGGAGCCGCGGGCTGGGGAGTCTGGAGAGCGCTGGCACCCGGTCCCCCGCCGGCGACCCTTCCAGACGCGCTCCGGTTCAATCCCCAGGACGTGGGTGCCATCAGCACCATGCAGACGGTGAGCTTCTTCAATCGGGGTGGGTCCGTCCTGGAGCGGCTGCGGGTCGCCACCCAGGGCCCGCAGGCGGCGGAGTTCACCGTCGGGCCGGAGAAGTGCTCCCGCGCGAGGATCGCGTCCGGCCAGGGGTGCGCGATAGGGGTGCGGTTCCGGCCCACCGGGAATGGTCCGCGGAGCGCCACGCTCGGCATCTTCGATCAAGACGGCCGTACGCTCGCCAGCGTGCCCTTGGCCGGCACGGGTAGTGGAACCGCAGCTCCGAAGCCGCCTCCTCCGCCCACTCCGCGGCTGGTCTGGGTGCCCTCGGCCGTCGCCTTCCCGGAAACGCCCACCGGGGAGACGGTGACCGCTGCGGTGGGACTCTCGAACCGCGGGGCCGGACAGTTCCAGGCGCGCGGGGTGCGGGTGCAGGGGCCCCAGTCGGCGGAGTTCCGAGTGGTGCGGGAGGACTGCACCGGGCGCGCGCTTCGTGCAGCGGCCCGCTGCACCATCGAGGTCGGCTTCCAGCCGGCGGAGGTCGGCCAGCGGACCGCCCGGCTGACGCTCGCCGGCGACGGAGGCATGGCCGCCACGGTTTCCTTGAGCGGCCGTGGGCAGCGTGTAGTCCATCCGGCCGCGGTGGCGCGGGTCGACCCCGAGCGGCTCGACTTCGGTTCCCAGGCCGTGAACGCCGGAGCCCCGCCGCGCACGGTCACGATCACCAACTCGGGGAATGCGCCGCTCACGCTCGCCTCGATCACTGTGAGCGGCGCCGATCAGGGCAGCTTCGCGGCCGGGCAGGCCTGCGCGGTGCCGGTCGAGCCGGGCGGCCACTGCTCGATCGAGCTGCGGTTCACCCCTCGGCGCGCGGGTGACCACAGCGCCGCGCTCTCTCTTTCCTTCGCCGGCGGCCTGCCGGCGCAGCAGGTCGCGCTGACCGGCATCGGCAGTGCGCCGGTGGGCCCGGTCGCGCGCATCGACCCGGCGGCGCTCGACTTCGGCACCCAGGACCTCAGCGGCCGAAAGGACGCGATCGCCGTCCGCGTGACCAATGGCGGCTCGGCGCCGCTTACGGTCGGGAAGATCTCGGTCGAGGACGACGGCACGGGCAACAACGACCGGCGGAGCTTCCACCAGCAGAACAGATGCTCCAGGAAGACCCTCGCGCCGAACGAGAGCTGCGAGATCTCGGTGCAGTTCACGCCCTCGACAGTGGGGGCCCACGCCGCGGCCCTCACCATCGCGGACAATGCGTCCGGCAGCCCGCATCGGGTCGGCCTCACCGGCACGGCGGAGGGAGGGGTGCTGGCGGTGAGCCCGGCGTCGCTCGGCTTCGCCGGGACTCCAACCGGCGGCCGGAGCGAGCCGCAGACGGTCACCGTCACGAACAGCGGGACCCGGCCCATGCCCATCAGCCGCATCGTGGTCGGCGCCGGCGGTGTCGCGGGGATCTTCGGACAGGGCGACGCGACCCAGTTCGCGATCGTGTCCAATGACTGCGGATCGGCGCTCGCGCCGGGTGCGAGCTGCGCCGTCGGCGTGAGCTTCACGCCCCAGAAGCCCGGCGACATCACGGGCAAGCTGAGCGTCTTCGGCGAAGGCGGGACGCTCCCGTCGGTGCAGGCGGACCTGGCCGGCTCCGGCATGGCAGTCGAGCTGCCGAGTCCCCGGCCGATCGGGCCGGGCGTAGCCGACGCAGCACAGGCACCCGACGCATGCCTCGCCACGACGATCGTTCTCTCCTGGACGGCGGTGGGCGGCAACGGCGTGGGGTATCTGGTACGGCTGGAGGAACAGCAGTTCGTGCCGGGCACCAACCAGCGGACCACGCCGAAGGTTCTGATCGACGAGCAGACGCCGACCCCGGACATCCGGCGAGACGTTCGCGGGCTCGTCGCCCACAACGGGTCCTTCAGCTGGAGCGTGCGAGCACGCGACGCCGCGGGCAACCAGAGCGCGCCGAGCCCGCCACTCTACTTCTTCTGTAACATCGTCGGATGA
- a CDS encoding tachylectin-related carbohydrate-binding protein has protein sequence MRRIIAIALLTIAGVPLAHGQVGTTTEGPPLTIAGVPLYGIAENGDLFWLFHQGADNGSANWANQGQRKNVGSAWNEGLRVFKGSPRGEDGVIYRVDSRGDLIWFKHVGHATGAPNWIGPKTVGHGWQDVRIAFAAGDGVIYAINKSGELLWFRHLGYGDGSATWANDGIGAKVGVGWGGVRMAFAGGGGIIYAIDGKGDLYWYRHLGHTDGTFTWANGAVATKVGNGWAEAASAFSGGKGVIYALKRDGNLYWYNHTGAATGAATWTPPGTGNRIGTGWGEMVRIF, from the coding sequence ATGCGAAGGATCATTGCCATCGCCCTATTGACCATCGCGGGAGTTCCCCTCGCCCACGGCCAGGTCGGCACAACGACTGAAGGGCCGCCGCTCACCATTGCAGGTGTGCCGCTCTACGGAATCGCTGAAAACGGAGACCTGTTTTGGCTATTCCATCAGGGAGCCGACAATGGCTCGGCCAATTGGGCAAATCAGGGGCAACGCAAGAATGTCGGGAGCGCCTGGAATGAAGGACTCAGGGTATTCAAAGGCAGCCCTCGCGGAGAGGACGGGGTCATTTACCGCGTCGACAGCAGAGGCGACCTGATCTGGTTCAAGCACGTTGGCCACGCCACCGGGGCGCCGAACTGGATCGGGCCAAAGACCGTCGGCCATGGGTGGCAGGACGTTCGGATCGCCTTCGCCGCCGGCGATGGTGTCATCTACGCGATCAATAAGAGCGGCGAGCTGCTGTGGTTTCGGCACCTGGGATACGGCGACGGCAGCGCCACATGGGCAAACGACGGCATCGGCGCGAAAGTAGGAGTCGGCTGGGGCGGCGTGCGGATGGCGTTCGCCGGTGGCGGCGGCATCATCTACGCGATCGACGGCAAGGGAGACTTGTACTGGTATCGCCACCTAGGACACACGGACGGAACGTTCACGTGGGCGAACGGCGCCGTCGCTACCAAGGTCGGCAACGGATGGGCCGAGGCAGCGAGCGCCTTCTCAGGCGGGAAGGGCGTGATCTACGCGCTGAAGCGCGATGGTAACCTCTACTGGTATAACCATACCGGCGCGGCCACCGGTGCCGCCACATGGACGCCGCCCGGCACAGGAAACCGGATTGGCACGGGCTGGGGCGAGATGGTGCGGATTTTCTAG
- a CDS encoding protein kinase — translation MDASPARRTTDIRTELAGDLRERYVLERELGRGGMAIVYLARDLRHERSVALKVFRPDAAGALGADRFHREIRVTAALQHPNILPVFDSGRSAGQAWYTMPFVAGESLRRRLQREGTLPAVEAVALAREIADALAYAHGQGVVHRDIKPENVLLSGGHALVADFGVARLLGQRDAELTMAGHAVGSPAYMSPEQVAGEPVDGRADLYALGCVLFEMLAGRAPFTGPNAQAVMSRRLLEPAPDLAEVQPDTPAWVSRVVRRALARDPAERFASASELARSLAEPVAAPDAPRRADGEPSTLVEREECLETLERALRSAAAGRGAMVVVSGEAGIGKTAVLEEFTRAERPIRLLWGWCEALFTPRPLGPLYDIAAQLGGALDAALRNGSSRETIFATVLDELGRSPTVLVLEDVHWADEATLDLLKFLGRRASRLPLLVIVTVRDDEVGPAHPLRSVLGDLPRGAVHRVKLQPLSAAAVETLARRVGRSPRGLHAATAGNPFYVTEVLAARQRGIPATVRDAVLGRATRLSPKAREALETVSVIPGKTESWLVEHLLGPDSAVDECFAAGMLTSDQQGVGFRNDLARRAVEESLAPARRRGLHARALAALESAPSPAAAARLVHHAEGAGDAAAVQRWVTAAAERASALGAHREAAAHYALGLRFAEGLPPERRGALLEGRSYEEYQYGLIPESMAAREEALAIWRRLGNRRREGAALRWLSRLAWSSGQRQAAERYAAEAVAVLEPLGPSPELAWAYSNRSQLHMLAAETTDAVAWGEKAIAMAETLGDGEVLVHALTNVGTAQIRSLRPEDGYAKLGRALRLAGDAGYQEHVSRCYANFTGLVVDKRYSEARRYLDQGLEYTEARDLDFWTTYLRTWRAQLFFDTGAWSDAEREATALLEHAGTMPVARIHVLCVLGRLRAARGEDAIWEMLDKAKALADRTAELQRLGPVAIARAEAAWLGGDPARAAVEARPAYELSAKKDHPWIRGVLAVWLHRAGALDQVPEELPRACALEIEGDPEGAAAEWERLGCPYDQALALAHGGASDLQARAARLLEPLGASATVRAIRAI, via the coding sequence GTGGACGCATCCCCAGCCAGAAGGACGACCGACATCCGTACCGAGCTTGCGGGCGACCTGCGCGAACGATACGTGCTCGAGCGCGAGCTCGGCCGCGGCGGGATGGCCATCGTCTACCTCGCCCGCGACCTCCGGCACGAGCGGTCCGTCGCCCTCAAGGTCTTCCGGCCGGACGCCGCCGGCGCGCTCGGCGCCGATCGCTTCCACCGCGAGATCCGGGTGACGGCCGCGCTGCAGCACCCGAACATCCTTCCCGTCTTCGACTCGGGCCGCTCCGCCGGCCAGGCGTGGTACACCATGCCGTTCGTCGCCGGCGAGTCGCTCCGGCGGCGGCTCCAGCGCGAGGGCACGCTGCCGGCCGTCGAGGCCGTGGCGCTCGCCCGGGAGATCGCGGACGCGCTGGCGTATGCCCACGGGCAGGGTGTGGTCCACCGCGATATCAAGCCGGAGAACGTGCTGCTGAGCGGAGGACACGCGCTGGTCGCCGACTTCGGCGTCGCCCGGCTGCTCGGCCAGCGCGACGCGGAGCTGACGATGGCCGGCCACGCCGTCGGAAGCCCCGCCTACATGAGCCCGGAGCAGGTGGCGGGCGAGCCGGTCGACGGACGCGCCGACCTCTACGCGCTCGGCTGCGTGCTGTTCGAGATGCTCGCGGGACGAGCGCCGTTCACCGGACCCAACGCCCAGGCCGTCATGTCGCGCCGGCTGCTCGAGCCCGCGCCCGATCTCGCCGAGGTGCAGCCGGACACGCCGGCCTGGGTATCGCGCGTCGTGCGCCGCGCCCTCGCCCGCGATCCGGCCGAACGGTTCGCCAGCGCATCGGAGCTGGCGCGGTCGCTGGCCGAGCCGGTGGCTGCCCCCGACGCCCCGCGCCGCGCGGACGGCGAGCCGTCGACCCTGGTCGAGCGCGAGGAGTGTCTCGAGACGCTGGAGCGCGCGCTCCGCTCCGCGGCGGCCGGCCGCGGGGCGATGGTGGTAGTCTCGGGCGAAGCGGGGATCGGCAAGACGGCGGTCCTGGAAGAGTTCACCCGCGCGGAGCGGCCGATCCGGCTGCTCTGGGGCTGGTGCGAGGCGCTGTTCACGCCGCGGCCCCTGGGCCCGCTCTATGACATCGCCGCGCAGCTTGGCGGTGCCCTGGATGCCGCGCTCAGGAACGGCTCGAGCCGCGAGACGATCTTCGCCACCGTGCTCGACGAGCTCGGCCGGAGCCCCACGGTGCTCGTACTGGAGGACGTGCACTGGGCCGACGAGGCGACGCTGGACCTGCTCAAGTTTCTCGGCCGGCGCGCGTCGCGGCTCCCGCTGCTGGTGATCGTCACGGTGCGGGATGACGAGGTCGGCCCCGCCCACCCGCTGCGCTCGGTCCTCGGCGATCTCCCGCGCGGTGCGGTCCACCGGGTGAAGCTGCAGCCGTTGAGCGCGGCAGCGGTGGAGACGCTGGCCCGCCGCGTGGGCCGCTCCCCTCGCGGCCTCCACGCGGCCACGGCCGGCAACCCGTTTTACGTCACCGAGGTCCTCGCCGCCCGTCAGCGCGGCATCCCGGCGACGGTGCGCGACGCGGTGCTGGGCCGGGCGACGCGGCTGTCGCCCAAGGCACGCGAGGCGCTGGAGACGGTGTCGGTCATTCCGGGGAAGACCGAGTCGTGGCTGGTGGAGCACCTCCTCGGGCCCGATTCGGCGGTGGACGAGTGCTTCGCCGCGGGGATGCTGACCAGCGATCAGCAGGGCGTCGGGTTTAGGAACGACCTCGCCCGACGCGCGGTGGAGGAGAGCCTGGCGCCCGCCCGGCGCCGCGGGCTGCACGCACGGGCGCTCGCGGCCTTGGAGTCGGCGCCGTCGCCGGCCGCGGCTGCGAGGCTGGTGCACCACGCGGAGGGCGCGGGCGACGCCGCGGCGGTGCAGCGCTGGGTGACTGCCGCGGCTGAGCGGGCCTCGGCGCTCGGCGCGCACCGCGAGGCGGCGGCGCACTATGCGTTGGGCCTCCGATTCGCGGAGGGTCTCCCGCCGGAGCGGCGGGGCGCGCTGCTCGAGGGCCGCTCGTACGAGGAGTACCAGTACGGCCTGATCCCGGAGTCAATGGCCGCGCGCGAGGAGGCCCTGGCGATCTGGCGCCGGCTGGGGAACCGGCGGCGCGAAGGCGCCGCGCTCCGGTGGCTCTCACGGCTCGCCTGGTCGAGCGGGCAGCGGCAGGCCGCCGAGCGGTACGCGGCGGAGGCCGTGGCCGTGCTCGAGCCGCTGGGCCCGAGCCCGGAGCTCGCGTGGGCGTATAGCAACCGGTCGCAGCTCCACATGCTCGCGGCCGAGACGACGGATGCGGTGGCGTGGGGGGAGAAGGCGATCGCCATGGCGGAGACGCTCGGCGACGGCGAGGTCCTGGTTCACGCCCTGACCAACGTCGGCACCGCGCAGATCCGATCGCTTCGGCCGGAGGACGGGTACGCCAAGTTGGGGCGCGCGCTGCGGCTGGCAGGCGACGCGGGCTACCAGGAGCACGTCTCCCGCTGCTACGCCAACTTCACCGGGCTGGTCGTCGACAAGCGGTACTCGGAGGCGCGCCGGTATCTCGACCAGGGATTGGAATACACCGAGGCCCGGGATCTCGACTTCTGGACCACCTATCTCCGCACCTGGCGCGCGCAGCTCTTCTTCGACACCGGGGCGTGGAGCGACGCCGAGCGGGAGGCGACGGCCCTGCTGGAGCATGCGGGCACGATGCCGGTCGCGCGGATTCATGTGCTGTGCGTGCTCGGGCGACTGCGGGCGGCGCGCGGCGAGGACGCGATCTGGGAGATGCTGGACAAGGCGAAGGCGCTGGCGGACCGGACGGCAGAGCTGCAGCGGCTCGGTCCGGTGGCGATCGCGCGAGCCGAGGCGGCATGGCTCGGTGGGGATCCGGCACGCGCGGCAGTGGAGGCGCGGCCGGCCTACGAGCTCTCGGCGAAGAAGGACCATCCGTGGATCCGCGGGGTGCTGGCCGTGTGGCTGCACCGGGCCGGGGCGCTGGACCAGGTGCCGGAGGAGCTGCCGCGGGCGTGCGCGCTGGAGATCGAGGGGGATCCGGAAGGAGCGGCGGCTGAGTGGGAGCGGCTCGGCTGTCCCTACGACCAGGCGTTGGCGCTCGCGCACGGAGGGGCTTCCGACCTGCAGGCCCGAGCGGCTCGGCTGCTGGAGCCGCTGGGCGCTTCCGCGACCGTGCGGGCGATCCGCGCGATCTGA